One region of Polaribacter pectinis genomic DNA includes:
- a CDS encoding AbiH family protein yields MKTVVKSTNIILLIGNGFDLSHNLKTGYNDFATWLIEKIEKEIKTFITTKEATTFLKDIFFDFINREQYRYVIFQPDEIDNVVRRYFNNYTNDSLNELLTNNSDKIQTIISNTFLGKLYNNQYTNWFDIENAYFQELIRLKILYKSDSKYINQVKRLNKELIEIKNYLKEYLNTILLKHNPKINEFFNNIKVYDNLDFNIFIINFNYTKTIGNYFSEFSNGITNLKSVNINYIHGNLTQDNIVFGYGNDKHKEYQEIKDLEANEFLENFKTFAYLKNNNYNRIYSDILDNNSIDDYEVLVLGHSLGTTDKTLLEEVFNNEKCKKIRLFKRSDLNENEDKVKKSFDNLVFSASRILRNEKDLRKKILNYEDSDFFP; encoded by the coding sequence ATGAAAACTGTAGTAAAAAGCACTAACATCATATTATTGATTGGAAATGGATTTGATTTATCTCACAACTTAAAGACAGGCTATAATGATTTTGCTACTTGGCTTATTGAAAAAATTGAAAAAGAAATCAAAACTTTTATAACGACAAAAGAAGCTACAACTTTTTTGAAAGACATTTTTTTTGATTTTATAAATAGAGAACAATATCGGTATGTTATTTTTCAGCCGGATGAGATTGATAATGTTGTTAGACGATATTTTAATAATTACACAAACGACTCTTTAAACGAGCTACTAACTAATAATTCAGATAAAATCCAAACTATTATATCTAATACATTTTTGGGTAAATTATATAATAATCAATATACAAACTGGTTTGATATAGAAAATGCTTATTTCCAAGAACTAATTAGATTAAAAATTCTATATAAATCCGATTCTAAATACATAAACCAAGTAAAAAGACTCAATAAAGAATTAATAGAAATCAAAAATTACCTAAAAGAATATTTAAATACTATTTTACTAAAGCATAATCCGAAAATAAATGAATTCTTTAATAATATAAAAGTATATGATAATTTAGATTTTAATATATTCATTATAAACTTTAATTATACCAAAACCATTGGAAATTACTTCTCGGAATTCAGTAATGGAATAACTAATCTCAAAAGCGTAAATATTAATTATATCCACGGTAATTTGACACAAGACAATATCGTTTTTGGATATGGTAACGATAAACATAAGGAATATCAAGAAATAAAGGATTTAGAAGCAAATGAGTTTTTGGAAAATTTTAAAACTTTTGCGTATTTAAAAAATAATAATTATAATAGAATTTATAGTGATATTTTAGATAATAATAGTATAGATGATTATGAAGTTCTTGTTTTAGGGCATTCTTTAGGTACAACTGACAAAACTTTATTAGAAGAAGTATTTAATAATGAGAAATGTAAAAAAATTCGTTTATTTAAAAGGTCGGACCTAAATGAAAATGAAGATAAAGTCAAAAAATCATTTGATAACTTGGTTTTTTCAGCGAGTAGAATACTTCGAAATGAGAAAGATTTACGCAAAAAAATATTGAATTATGAAGATAGTGATTTTTTCCCTTGA
- a CDS encoding sialate O-acetylesterase translates to MKIRKKILLVLLLGLFFIGGAIVQKKYGLGNLIKILNPKYKSETKKEVLNENHRGKMSIYLLAGQSNMEGDGEEKIESLNDGKIYVFNKDYKWEFGREPVRKKVGPSMAMAKVISQNSSNPIGVINVAVGGTNIAQWQKSFSDNSLYLRLLKRALASQTQGEIKGLFFLQGENDAEGDSTDHYDDWHIQFEKFITNIREDLKDSSLPVVYGQIGKGDGKYWLKVKKSQEKVSLPNVVMIKTDDIDYKAGIIHYNSEAYIQIGERFGKKYVDEFATTHNNVYKK, encoded by the coding sequence ATGAAAATTAGAAAAAAAATACTTTTAGTGCTTTTATTGGGACTCTTTTTTATAGGAGGTGCAATAGTTCAAAAGAAATATGGCTTAGGAAACTTAATCAAAATTTTAAATCCTAAATATAAGTCTGAAACCAAAAAGGAAGTTTTGAATGAAAACCATCGTGGCAAAATGTCTATTTATCTCCTAGCAGGTCAATCAAATATGGAAGGTGATGGAGAAGAAAAAATCGAAAGTTTGAATGATGGTAAAATATATGTATTTAATAAAGACTATAAATGGGAATTTGGTAGAGAGCCTGTAAGAAAAAAAGTTGGACCGAGTATGGCTATGGCAAAAGTAATAAGTCAAAATTCAAGTAATCCAATTGGTGTAATTAATGTTGCTGTAGGAGGAACAAATATCGCTCAATGGCAAAAAAGTTTTTCTGATAATTCTCTTTACCTAAGATTATTAAAAAGGGCTTTAGCCTCGCAAACCCAAGGTGAAATAAAGGGACTATTTTTTTTACAAGGCGAAAATGATGCTGAAGGAGATAGTACGGACCATTATGACGATTGGCACATTCAATTTGAAAAATTCATAACTAATATTAGAGAAGATTTGAAAGATAGTTCACTTCCCGTGGTTTATGGACAAATAGGAAAGGGTGATGGAAAGTATTGGTTGAAAGTTAAAAAAAGTCAAGAAAAAGTTTCTTTACCTAATGTGGTGATGATAAAAACTGATGACATTGACTATAAAGCTGGAATAATACATTATAACTCTGAAGCATATATTCAAATTGGAGAACGTTTTGGAAAAAAATATGTCGATGAGTTTGCAACTACACACAACAATGTATATAAAAAATAG
- a CDS encoding ArsR/SmtB family transcription factor, giving the protein MENNSCIRQQADIEQINRCKDTVSELSESFDYLANGLSLVGNSVRLKILYLLFEEKRLCVCDLSDILGMNISAISQHLRKMKDRNLIETEREAQTIFYSLTAEYEKMLNPFFEILDDNKILESI; this is encoded by the coding sequence ATGGAAAATAATTCTTGCATAAGACAACAAGCCGATATTGAACAAATAAATCGTTGCAAAGACACAGTTTCGGAATTAAGCGAATCGTTCGACTATTTGGCGAACGGACTTTCATTAGTCGGAAATAGCGTTCGACTGAAAATACTTTACCTACTCTTTGAGGAAAAAAGACTTTGCGTTTGTGATTTAAGCGATATTCTCGGAATGAACATTTCTGCTATTTCTCAACATTTGAGGAAAATGAAAGACCGAAATTTAATAGAAACGGAAAGAGAAGCTCAAACCATTTTTTACTCATTGACAGCGGAATACGAAAAAATGTTAAATCCGTTTTTTGAGATACTTGATGATAACAAAATTTTAGAATCAATATGA
- the merTP gene encoding mercuric transport protein MerTP produces MKSENKLIGAGLLTAITASLCCITPVLALIAGTSGIASTFSWIEPFRPYLIGLTILVLGFAWYQKLKPQKEIDCDCEMDEKPKFIQSKKFLGIVTVFAIVMLAFPYYSGIFYPNTEKQVIVVDKSDIKTTEFKINGMTCASCEEHVNHEVNKLNGIVNSKASYENGNAIVEFDKTKTNETEIEKAINSTGYKVTDKKEN; encoded by the coding sequence ATGAAAAGTGAAAACAAATTAATTGGTGCAGGTTTATTAACCGCAATTACAGCTTCATTATGTTGTATTACACCTGTTTTGGCTCTAATCGCAGGAACAAGCGGAATTGCTTCAACATTTTCTTGGATAGAACCTTTTAGACCATATTTAATCGGACTTACAATTTTAGTTCTTGGTTTTGCTTGGTATCAAAAACTAAAACCTCAAAAAGAAATCGACTGTGATTGTGAGATGGACGAAAAACCAAAATTTATTCAATCAAAAAAGTTTTTAGGAATTGTAACCGTATTTGCAATTGTGATGTTGGCTTTCCCATACTATTCAGGAATTTTTTACCCAAATACAGAAAAGCAAGTTATCGTAGTCGACAAATCGGACATTAAAACAACGGAATTTAAAATCAATGGAATGACCTGTGCGAGTTGCGAAGAGCACGTAAATCACGAAGTAAACAAACTCAACGGAATTGTAAACTCAAAAGCGTCTTACGAAAATGGAAATGCAATCGTTGAATTTGACAAAACCAAAACCAATGAAACGGAAATTGAGAAAGCAATTAATTCAACAGGCTATAAAGTAACCGACAAAAAAGAAAATTAA
- a CDS encoding GDCCVxC domain-containing (seleno)protein, with the protein METILKSEITCPNCGHKKVEDMPTNACQFFYECENCKTVLKPKEGDCCVYCSYGTVACPPIQENKSCC; encoded by the coding sequence ATGGAAACTATATTAAAATCTGAAATCACTTGTCCAAACTGCGGACATAAAAAAGTAGAAGATATGCCAACAAACGCTTGTCAATTTTTCTACGAATGTGAGAATTGCAAAACGGTTTTGAAACCTAAAGAGGGGGATTGTTGTGTTTATTGTTCTTATGGTACAGTAGCTTGTCCACCAATTCAAGAAAATAAAAGTTGTTGTTAA
- a CDS encoding GyrI-like domain-containing protein, which translates to MKIIEQNIKVCGLVTELTKSQSENFGIIQNHWSEFNTELKRKKLNQNGGNWTKYGITFKTNKKYFYLTAIPVGNLTIPDNFKHLEIPKGEYEVYSHKGKMEDIKNTFFEIYKVILPKSNLKIEDQAKTGFIHFEKYDYRFKWNKPNSLIDIYLPIKTNN; encoded by the coding sequence ATGAAAATTATAGAACAAAACATAAAAGTTTGCGGACTTGTTACCGAATTGACAAAGTCTCAATCTGAAAATTTTGGAATAATACAAAATCATTGGTCTGAATTTAATACGGAATTGAAAAGAAAAAAATTAAATCAAAATGGTGGGAATTGGACAAAATATGGAATAACATTCAAAACGAACAAAAAATATTTCTATTTGACTGCTATTCCTGTAGGCAATTTAACTATTCCAGATAATTTTAAACATTTAGAAATTCCAAAAGGAGAATACGAGGTGTATTCACATAAAGGAAAAATGGAAGATATTAAAAACACTTTTTTTGAGATTTATAAAGTTATTTTGCCCAAGTCAAATCTGAAAATTGAAGACCAAGCAAAAACAGGATTTATACATTTTGAAAAGTATGATTATCGGTTTAAATGGAATAAACCAAATTCGCTAATTGACATTTATTTACCAATAAAAACGAACAATTGA
- a CDS encoding DUF3781 domain-containing protein: MNLELSKDRIEKLISEILSKTDESEFQKKGKNIYITNNERNIRLTINSFTNRIITADKLKEKTTNR; encoded by the coding sequence TTGAATTTAGAACTTTCTAAAGACCGAATTGAAAAGTTGATTTCTGAAATTCTCTCTAAAACTGACGAATCTGAATTTCAGAAAAAGGGAAAGAATATTTATATAACAAACAACGAAAGAAATATAAGACTAACAATTAATTCCTTTACGAATAGAATAATTACTGCGGACAAACTGAAAGAAAAAACAACGAACCGCTAA
- a CDS encoding type I restriction enzyme HsdR N-terminal domain-containing protein: MEKWNELCYILSENLPTNTSEQLFELKVVQAFEKLGWSEFNNEIAVRESIQLGASNRISPDLILRSKEKGNLFIVEVKKPSLEIDNSTFKGQLSSYMGITRVELGILIGNKIQLFLDGKFFNKNSIVLIDEIEFNRDSEKGLKFVQLFSKENYNKENIENHAQEKIQQLKEIEDFKKLKTKILSENYSGKIIDYLKTELQDEFDEKIIDNVFKVLEVKIESKNKIVPIENYEKPRTKKYRTFENFNEPTGKLPIGKYVRKTFNDLVNNNLIDRNEIERLQRGDYSKLTFDIQFPFLAKENSPYYERIRYWKNPYQINGEIYFVCSQWYEVPANNDRPYYEEWLKKMKK; encoded by the coding sequence ATGGAAAAATGGAATGAACTATGTTACATATTATCTGAAAACTTGCCAACAAACACGAGCGAACAGTTATTTGAATTAAAAGTAGTTCAAGCATTTGAAAAATTAGGATGGAGCGAATTTAATAATGAAATTGCCGTACGAGAAAGTATTCAATTAGGAGCTTCAAATAGAATAAGTCCAGATTTAATTTTAAGATCAAAAGAGAAAGGAAATCTTTTCATTGTAGAAGTTAAAAAACCTTCTCTCGAAATTGACAATTCTACTTTCAAAGGACAGCTATCATCTTATATGGGAATTACAAGAGTTGAATTAGGTATTCTAATTGGTAATAAAATTCAATTGTTTTTAGATGGTAAATTTTTCAATAAAAATAGCATCGTTTTAATCGATGAAATTGAATTTAATAGAGATAGTGAAAAAGGTTTAAAATTTGTACAATTATTTAGTAAAGAGAATTATAACAAAGAAAATATTGAAAATCACGCTCAAGAAAAAATTCAACAATTAAAAGAAATAGAGGATTTTAAAAAATTAAAAACCAAAATACTATCTGAAAATTATAGCGGAAAAATAATTGATTATTTAAAAACTGAACTTCAAGATGAATTCGATGAAAAAATAATAGATAATGTTTTTAAAGTATTAGAAGTAAAAATTGAGAGTAAGAACAAAATAGTTCCGATAGAAAATTACGAAAAACCGAGAACGAAAAAATATAGAACTTTTGAGAATTTTAATGAACCGACTGGAAAACTACCAATTGGAAAATATGTCCGAAAAACATTCAATGATTTAGTTAATAACAACTTAATAGACAGAAATGAAATTGAAAGATTACAAAGAGGCGATTATTCAAAATTGACCTTTGATATTCAATTCCCATTTTTGGCAAAAGAAAATTCGCCATATTACGAGAGAATAAGATATTGGAAAAATCCTTATCAAATAAACGGAGAAATTTATTTTGTCTGTTCACAATGGTATGAAGTTCCAGCAAATAATGATAGACCATATTACGAAGAATGGTTAAAGAAAATGAAAAAATAA
- a CDS encoding abortive infection family protein produces MKITEKTIRFLGRALCGDTGLVPYKSGPQLVDFFVNYGADDQYGEGFPSRWKYTEEKIREYNGTKFLKSIIEDSVDPRDFMESNIDINETIKTFNELLNFDGYELKKVGAFYKIADSKGILVEPETVTGINHDFIQEQIKKCNEKIEQGDFNGAITNARSLAEAVMIEIIEKHEGKEIKNDGKIENLYKQVKKILNLTIDPKTMPQTVLQILSGLDSIVGGLAGLSNNSGDRHANKFNTKKHHARLAVNSTMTLVDFLLESKEYQK; encoded by the coding sequence ATGAAAATAACAGAAAAAACAATCAGATTTTTAGGTAGAGCGTTATGTGGAGATACAGGATTAGTGCCTTATAAAAGTGGACCTCAATTAGTTGATTTTTTTGTTAATTACGGAGCGGACGACCAATATGGAGAAGGTTTTCCTTCAAGATGGAAATATACAGAAGAAAAGATTCGAGAATATAACGGAACAAAATTTTTGAAATCAATAATTGAAGACTCTGTTGACCCAAGAGATTTTATGGAGTCAAATATTGACATCAATGAAACCATAAAAACATTTAATGAACTTTTAAATTTTGATGGTTATGAGTTGAAAAAAGTTGGAGCGTTTTACAAAATAGCAGACTCAAAAGGAATATTAGTAGAACCTGAAACCGTAACTGGAATTAATCACGATTTTATCCAAGAACAAATTAAAAAATGTAACGAAAAAATTGAACAAGGCGATTTCAATGGAGCGATTACGAATGCGAGAAGTCTTGCTGAAGCTGTTATGATTGAAATCATCGAAAAACACGAAGGAAAAGAAATCAAAAATGACGGAAAAATAGAAAATCTTTATAAGCAAGTAAAGAAAATTCTAAATTTGACTATTGACCCGAAAACAATGCCACAAACAGTTTTACAAATTCTTTCGGGATTAGATTCAATTGTTGGTGGGCTTGCTGGTTTAAGCAATAATTCTGGAGATAGACACGCTAATAAATTTAACACTAAAAAACATCACGCTAGATTGGCTGTTAATTCAACAATGACTTTAGTTGATTTTTTATTAGAAAGTAAAGAATATCAAAAATAA
- a CDS encoding T9SS type A sorting domain-containing protein, translating to MKKILLLVIYVIAFQLHAQTYMYGTTYEGGANGLGIIYRVDQNGQNFQKVFDFTTSTGGKPLGGLTLANGKLYGFTTEEGPVDNPGATAGFGSFFSFDPLTNNLTVIESLDDKSIIGSDINHSPLLANDGKLYIISAQSEVGVFNSIISTYDLGTQAISVLATLDRTTHGQGRSKLMQASNNHFYIATSNGGTNDFGTITRWNTSTNQLEVLFNSTGPGESPNHGFKNAQNGLIESSDGYLYGTSTQGGDITDVGVLFRIKLDGTDYSALEVFKSGIQDQGFYPYSGLTELNGLLYGNTSEENIDNVNAGTLFTYNLTTGVVDYFYTLDLEGYTPKGTMTLSTNNRLYFTTTGENGGNNGSLIEYNPINGNVTQRHSFNGTNGSKPYYDELAVVDFTSLSIDESSLLDNIVNTYPNPFQDVVNIKVEGSHLIETIKILDLKGSELYIDNSKSNESNVNTSFLSSGVYLLYIQTDLGSTTRKIIKE from the coding sequence ATGAAAAAAATTTTACTTTTAGTTATCTATGTTATTGCGTTTCAATTACATGCGCAAACTTACATGTATGGCACAACTTATGAAGGAGGTGCGAATGGGCTTGGAATCATTTACAGAGTTGACCAAAACGGCCAAAACTTTCAAAAAGTTTTTGATTTTACAACTAGTACGGGTGGTAAACCATTAGGAGGTTTAACACTAGCAAATGGTAAACTTTATGGTTTTACTACAGAAGAAGGGCCTGTTGATAACCCTGGAGCTACCGCTGGGTTCGGATCTTTTTTTAGTTTTGACCCTCTAACAAATAATTTAACTGTAATTGAATCACTTGATGATAAATCTATAATTGGTAGTGACATTAATCATAGTCCACTTCTTGCTAATGATGGAAAGCTCTACATTATTAGTGCACAAAGTGAAGTCGGTGTATTTAATAGTATAATATCAACTTATGACCTAGGTACGCAAGCTATTTCTGTTTTAGCTACCTTAGATAGAACTACTCACGGTCAAGGAAGATCAAAATTAATGCAGGCTAGCAACAACCATTTTTATATTGCTACCTCCAATGGTGGAACAAATGATTTTGGAACGATCACTCGTTGGAATACCTCTACAAATCAACTAGAGGTGTTATTTAATTCAACTGGACCTGGTGAATCTCCAAATCACGGTTTTAAAAATGCACAAAATGGTTTAATAGAAAGTAGCGATGGATATCTTTATGGTACATCTACACAAGGTGGTGATATAACAGATGTAGGTGTGTTATTTAGAATTAAATTAGATGGTACAGATTACAGTGCATTAGAAGTTTTCAAATCAGGAATACAAGACCAGGGTTTTTATCCATATAGTGGTCTAACAGAATTGAATGGACTTTTATATGGTAATACATCAGAAGAAAATATAGATAACGTAAACGCTGGTACACTTTTCACTTATAATTTAACAACTGGTGTTGTTGATTATTTTTACACATTAGATCTTGAAGGTTATACACCTAAAGGAACTATGACATTATCAACTAATAACCGTTTATACTTTACAACTACAGGTGAAAACGGCGGAAATAATGGTAGCCTAATTGAATACAATCCTATCAATGGTAATGTAACTCAAAGACATTCATTCAACGGAACTAATGGTTCTAAACCATATTATGATGAATTAGCTGTCGTGGATTTCACTTCCTTGAGTATTGATGAATCTTCTTTACTAGATAATATTGTCAATACATACCCGAATCCATTTCAGGACGTAGTTAATATTAAAGTTGAGGGGTCACATCTGATTGAAACTATTAAAATATTAGATCTTAAGGGTTCTGAATTGTATATTGACAATTCTAAGTCAAATGAATCTAATGTAAATACATCTTTTCTGTCATCAGGTGTTTATTTATTGTACATCCAAACAGATTTAGGTAGCACAACAAGAAAGATAATAAAAGAATAA
- a CDS encoding DUF262 domain-containing protein, whose amino-acid sequence MKANETKVEDFLSSNKTQFVIPVYQRNYDWSTSQCKQLLDDILEVGTSKKTNAHFIGSVVYVHDDVYTSSRIKELTVIDGQQRLTTLTLIYLTLYRLAIEMNDEGLEAEISETYLTNKFAPEEEKLKLRPTENNDKAIKYLLRSDSTEEFNDFSKVIDNFNYFKSRITQENIEYVLKGLSKLMFVEISLDREKDDPQRIFESLNSTGLELSQADLIRNYILMGLNRKSQNKIYNNYWEIIEKLAKDESLNTSKVSDFIRDYLTLVNNKIPNKSKVYLEFKAKFPTSDLEQLENNLLPIKSLVKFYNKLLNPKNEPDRAIRTQLEYINRLEINVAFPFLMKVYEDYSENIIDKETFIKVLDFIQSFAWRRFILGLPTNALNKIFMTLYEKIDKENYLISLQKWLLKRPGSQRFPKNNELIESLKLKDVYNVKSKNRTYLLERLENFENKEPVKIEGNTDITIEHIFPQNPDPKWKVDLGTDEYNFIKETYLNTIGNLTLSGNNGKLGNKVFTFKRDLENAGYKDSRLWLNKYLSIAEKWDKAEIEKRFDLLAERFLKIWEYPEIELDDRDENNEVNIFEAEDPKHKKLEYAIFFDQKIEVTQVAKLYVEVFKQLFDLQPETFFTTDLAEKVTLTKTPKEGNPRQPVQINDTYFIEGNIDNIGKFEKIKHALTIFDSEDELTIKYAEK is encoded by the coding sequence ATGAAAGCAAACGAAACTAAAGTTGAGGACTTTTTATCTTCAAACAAAACACAATTCGTAATCCCAGTTTACCAAAGAAATTATGATTGGTCAACTAGCCAATGTAAACAACTTTTAGACGATATTCTCGAAGTCGGAACTAGTAAAAAAACAAACGCACATTTCATTGGAAGTGTAGTTTACGTCCACGATGATGTTTATACTTCTTCAAGAATAAAGGAATTAACAGTAATTGACGGACAACAACGTTTGACTACATTAACTTTAATTTATTTAACTCTTTATCGTTTAGCAATAGAAATGAATGACGAAGGACTTGAAGCTGAAATAAGTGAAACATATCTGACAAATAAATTTGCACCAGAAGAAGAAAAACTAAAGTTACGTCCTACAGAGAATAATGATAAAGCAATCAAGTATTTATTGAGAAGTGACTCAACAGAAGAGTTTAATGATTTCTCTAAAGTAATTGATAATTTTAATTACTTCAAAAGTAGAATTACTCAAGAAAATATCGAATATGTTTTAAAAGGTCTTTCAAAACTTATGTTCGTTGAAATTTCTCTTGACAGAGAAAAAGACGACCCTCAACGTATCTTTGAAAGCTTAAACTCGACAGGTTTGGAATTATCTCAAGCGGATTTAATTCGTAACTATATTTTAATGGGTCTTAATCGTAAAAGTCAAAATAAGATTTATAATAATTATTGGGAGATAATTGAGAAATTAGCAAAAGACGAAAGTTTAAATACAAGTAAAGTTTCTGATTTTATTAGAGATTATTTGACTTTAGTTAATAATAAAATACCTAATAAAAGTAAAGTCTATTTAGAGTTTAAAGCTAAATTTCCAACAAGTGATTTAGAGCAATTAGAAAACAATTTATTGCCTATAAAATCACTAGTAAAGTTTTACAACAAACTGTTAAACCCTAAAAACGAACCTGATAGAGCAATTAGAACTCAACTAGAATATATAAATCGTCTTGAAATAAACGTAGCCTTTCCATTTTTAATGAAAGTTTATGAAGACTATTCAGAAAACATAATAGATAAAGAAACATTTATTAAGGTTTTAGATTTTATTCAATCATTTGCTTGGCGAAGATTTATTCTCGGTTTACCGACAAATGCTTTAAATAAAATATTTATGACACTTTATGAGAAAATTGACAAAGAAAATTATTTAATTTCTCTTCAAAAATGGCTTTTAAAAAGACCTGGTTCTCAACGTTTTCCTAAAAACAATGAATTAATAGAAAGTCTTAAACTTAAAGACGTTTATAACGTAAAATCCAAGAACAGAACTTACCTTTTAGAACGTTTAGAGAATTTTGAAAACAAGGAACCTGTTAAAATAGAAGGAAATACAGATATAACTATAGAACATATTTTTCCACAAAATCCTGACCCAAAGTGGAAAGTCGATTTAGGAACTGATGAATATAATTTTATAAAAGAAACTTATTTAAACACAATAGGAAACCTTACGTTATCTGGAAATAACGGAAAATTAGGAAACAAAGTTTTTACTTTTAAACGAGATTTAGAAAATGCTGGTTACAAAGACAGTAGATTATGGTTAAATAAGTATTTATCAATTGCAGAAAAGTGGGACAAAGCAGAAATCGAAAAACGTTTTGACTTATTAGCAGAACGTTTCTTAAAAATATGGGAATATCCAGAAATTGAATTAGACGATAGAGATGAAAACAACGAAGTAAACATATTCGAAGCTGAAGACCCAAAACATAAGAAGCTTGAATATGCAATCTTCTTTGACCAAAAAATTGAGGTTACTCAAGTTGCTAAATTATATGTAGAGGTTTTTAAGCAATTATTTGACTTACAACCTGAAACATTTTTCACAACTGATTTAGCAGAAAAAGTAACTTTAACAAAAACACCAAAAGAAGGAAACCCAAGACAGCCAGTTCAAATTAATGACACTTATTTTATCGAAGGAAACATTGATAATATTGGAAAATTTGAGAAGATAAAACATGCATTGACAATATTTGATTCAGAAGATGAACTAACAATTAAATATGCGGAAAAATAA
- a CDS encoding DMP19 family protein, translated as MILTSILSFFGCKKQPEKSNEEIEMDKHFEEWNNRKIYKVLTSEILESISDDNLEQTIFDNIYEIIGDDYRNELADIQKLSKGQQAFWSTWVLEGEVNNGGFNQFYFNPSGQYSDMAEFGFKTIGAEKHADLTTNANKIYAENKERLAEFDDGTMESFSESYKDNPLNKLDTEFYELGDLESISELRIKYIREHISEFTTE; from the coding sequence ATGATTTTAACCTCTATTTTAAGTTTTTTCGGATGTAAAAAACAACCTGAAAAATCAAATGAAGAAATCGAAATGGATAAACATTTTGAAGAATGGAATAATCGAAAAATATATAAGGTTCTGACATCGGAAATTCTTGAATCTATTTCTGATGATAATCTTGAGCAAACTATTTTTGATAATATCTATGAAATTATTGGAGATGATTACAGAAATGAGTTAGCTGATATCCAAAAACTATCAAAAGGACAACAGGCATTTTGGTCTACTTGGGTTTTAGAAGGAGAAGTAAATAATGGAGGATTTAATCAATTCTATTTTAACCCAAGTGGACAATATTCGGATATGGCGGAATTCGGATTTAAAACAATTGGAGCGGAAAAACATGCAGACTTGACTACTAATGCGAATAAAATTTATGCAGAAAACAAAGAGAGACTAGCGGAATTTGATGATGGAACAATGGAAAGTTTTAGCGAATCCTATAAAGACAATCCTTTGAATAAGTTGGATACCGAATTTTATGAATTGGGAGATTTAGAAAGTATTAGTGAATTAAGAATAAAATATATTCGTGAACATATAAGCGAATTTACAACTGAATAA